CAGTCATAACTCGGATGCTAACCTACACATCATGAAGCTTCTAATCATATACCTTGTATTCGGGATAGGCTGTGCAGGAGATAGTTCGGCAGATACCTCAGAATCAGGAGAATCAACAATACAATCTGAGGTTCCATCACTACATTGTGGTTGATCGGTAAAGACTGTTGCAATCGAAAGAACTAAAAGTGGTCTTGATAGTACCTGGTAATAGAAAAAATCATTAGCTATCTGTTTCATAAATATAGCTAAACATGGGATATTAGTAGAAGaggtaaaaaagaaaagcaaacaaaaaagagaaaattccTTAATTAGGCCCTCCTTCATCTTAATAGTAATGGAGGGCAAGGGAAATATCGAACATACATCTTATAATTGCTAATGATGACACAATACTAAAAGCATGAAAAGCTCTTAGAAGATCCATATCCATAGTCTCTATAGAGGCAATACCGatcttttttttatacaaaacaaaaatgagGGGGAAGAAAATTATCTTTGAGAAACTTTCCATATGAAAATGATACATTGAAGCCACTAataaactgtattctcaaatccCAAACTAAGATCTCTTAGAATCATACAAATACAGATTACGTCGACCAAtttctaaaacttaaaaatgatGTTCCAAGCTAATTCATATTTAGAGTAATGATTTTCCTGAACTATTATATTCCACCGCTTTAAAATTACATTCAATGATAACTTTGATGAACCCTTCAGAAATTAATAATCACAAACCTGCATGCTCTTCACCAAACCCCTGAAGGGTGCCCACCTCTGAATCCATTTGAACGGTGGATAGACAAGGATTTGTAGACCCTGCAGGCCTCGCCATACACACGGGCATTTACTCTTGGAGAACCTCCTCACGGTCTCTAAGGCAGCAACtttgagtaaaaaaaaagtggCACGACCCACAACACTGCTTCCAAAGTCACCATGGGTGAATGACACAAGTTGTTCATAATTTCTCCGTGCAAAGCCTTTAGGCCGTGATGCAACCAGAAGGTTTTTGTATGTATTTTTCCCAGCTACAACACTGCTTTCTTTAGAATTAGTTCCCATGCTCGAGGTAGAATTATCCACCGTACCCCCCATGTAAACTGAAGGCATGTCAGTTTCCCTAGCAAACAGCAAAACATAAGAGTATCTTCAGTTTTGGATGCAACAATTACGTTTTGTTTGTATAAACTCTTTTTAAACActtgtaaaagaagaaaattagaaGAAAGATACATTAAATTTCTATATGAACTAAAACCAACGTACGCATCTTAGTTATCTGTATATGATTCTCTGCATCCTATATAGAAGTTAAACTCGTgagtttatatttatagagaagattaactcttttttttccttcttattttccttataaatatttatagaattttttttatattctactAGAGCCTGTAGATTTCACTTTGAAGACATTTGCACCTTAATatcaagtaaaataaatatcttcAAAGTGAAATCTATCAGTCACACTGAAACAGTCCAGTCCCAATATTCTCATCACTATATAGAAAAGGAGAACAAGAAATTATTGCACGGTTTTTATTACAAGCTGCAAGCCTACATCTACATAGCCGCAATGAAACTCAACACAAATCCAATACACCAAAATAAATCTGCAAAACttgtcaaaatcaaaatatcaaagGTATCACCAAAAAAGAAACGTTAAACATGAAGGACAAATCCAGTAGCCTCAATTGAAATAATGTGTATTACCGTTGCAATTAGCGAAGTCAAGAAAACATaaagaatgaaattaaaataagaaacaacaCGGATGTGTGAACATAAAACGACGCTAGTAATAATCGAGACAAAGAATATGATAAAAACACTAGAAGCAAGAATAATTGTCAATTCGATCCGAAAGAGATGAAGATTGACCTGAAAGAAATGTGCAAGTGTGAAGGTTGGGAGATTAGGAAAGACAGTGAAAGTAATGTAATGAATTTTTATTGTTGATCTTCGTTCGTCGCCGATTTTCACCGAACGGACCTTCGTTAGTTAACTTTCCGATTTGCTTTCGTCGCAGTGGAAGATCCTTGGTATGGAGAGTGAGGAACTGAATCTAATTCTCAAACGTTGGGTGGCTACGTGGACGGTGGAGATGTGTTCAATGAGACGTCACAGTTCCTCCATCTGTTATTCAACAATTTTCATCTTTGGACATCAGACAAGCAAAAGGCAGCGTGAATCATATGATAGTTGAATTTTGCATAAATACTGTTTAAgtggaataaaaaatattagagtaaaactattaaaagaataatatatttaagtgGTGTAATTgctttaagaaaataaatattcagatataattaattataatagtttttcattttgatttaatatttgatgtgtaatgaaaaattatatggaGATAAGAATGCATGCAAATTTTCACCCTAAACGCCTGTTATAAATACAACACTCTTCTAAATGTCACAATAacttaaactaataatataattatagttGGATATCTTACATGACAAGTTTTTAGGCCATTTGACACCTCATTTGAAATGGTCCAAAACACTCTTAAATTCTCAAAAGAACCATCTACCTTTTCGGTACTACCAAGTGAAACTTTAACACAGTAGACTCAGTAATTTCACGTTCTGGCTTaacttaaaaacttaaatattttatttgtttttgaatttttaattatatttttattttttatttaattttgttaaatatatattttttatttttagttaatttgttattgttatttatattttgagtttaatctatatttattttattataaataaaataaatataatatttatatatatatttaacgtAAAGGAGGTTAATCTAGATGGTTTTCCATATGTATATAGAGTCtaatattcttttgaaaaaaatttatatcatccactttattttttttaattttagttctcTACAGTGTTTTTTATTGTTGCCCACTATCTGCTATATTTGTTGAAACGTTACTTGTGGGGAGTctgttaaattgattttaatggtAAACTAAATGAAActctaaaatgtatttaaatggCATGTAAATGGAGGCTTTTTGTGGAGCATAAATGTAgtttaaacaatatataaaaaaatgtacacgacaatttttattattttatagtttttatttcttattaatttgatatatgCCCTTTATATCACTATATCCAAAATAAAGAATACATTAAATCAAGCGGGTATTTCAGTTAAAAAAttgttcattaaaaatatacaagtaAAATATCTGAGCTGTGTGTAAAACTGcttatgatatatttataatagcATATAGATGTAACTTATTATTGCACTCAAGCAtttcacaatattttaaatcattattaaatttaatatgtttaCAATAGTTATGAACACACAAATCaatcataaaaatttacaatatttcCATAATATTGGATATACAAAATAATCCATTTATACTGGTTTATACATTACTCACCAAAATTTCTGATCTGAAAATTTGATGTTCTTCGATAAATTTTAGTGTAACGTGACAACGTGCATGAAAATTGACTCACGAGATTGGAAGAATAAAGCTACGAGTGCGAGGAGGAAGCTGAACCGAGATCGATCACATATCAAACAGTAACAATGGCGACGAATCAGAAACCGGTTTTTGGGTACGTGGTGATCTACGTGAAAGACGTAGCTGCCTCGGTGGCTTTCTTTGCCAAAGCCTTCGGCTATGAAGTTCGTCGCTTAGACGAGTCTCACAGGttaaatatatgtgattatCTTCATATCGAGAATTAAGTTAGGAATTTGAGGCagagtttatttaattaatttgaatttagatGGGGAGAGTTGGAAACGGGGAGCACAACTATCGCTTTCACTCCGATTCACCAGCACGAGACCGATAATCTGACCGGTGCGGTTCACAGCTCTGGATCTGGTGGAGAAAGACCACCCATGGAGGTTTGTTTTGTTTACTCCGACGTAGATGCTGCTTTTAAGGTAACATATGCATATGTTGTTAATTATTGGTTGGTTAATTCATATACATTATGCGTTTGTTTGGTTGTTTGGTTGTCTTGATGGATTTTTGGATGGAATGGATCAGCGTGCGGTGGAGAATGGAGCGGTGGCTGTAAGGGAGCCGGAGGGAAAGGAGTGGGGCCAGAAGGTTGGGTACGTCAGAGATATTGACGGCAACGTTGTTAGAATGGGAAGCCATGTCAAACCACCCAAATGATTCTTTCTCTATGTTTAGGTGGACTTCGAGAAACTTGGGAAATATTATGCTTTTTACGTTAGTTTTGTATGCGTATTTCAGTCACTGACGAATAAACTTGCTGTCAACTAAACCATGAAATAAATGGATTTTTCTCACTTGCATACGCTGAAATGGTTCAACTCACAGAAATTTTATTCACAAGACTTTCTGCACTTACTGTTTATGGATTTTCATCAATTTCGTTCTTCAAATTTACACTAATTAATTTAATCCAGCGTATCATAAGCCAGTCTGCAAGAcattttataacatttaatgGGTAACATTGTTAAATGTACTACAAATGTTCATTTATGATATCTTTTACATCCATTTTGGGTTAGTTCTCTTCCTTAATCCCCAACAAACCACAGGAAATGGGAAATCGATTTGAATAAGCTAATAGTATCTCCCACGCTCGAAGGGAAAGTCTCGAGTAGTAACGATCATTGTTAGTTTTATGacttttcctttgttgttatttGTGGTTTGATACCGATTAAGAGGATTATTGAATTACTAGACAATGCTAAGGATTTATGGCCCATAATTTGTAGTGTATATATAATAGCTTCTTCAGAGAATTCTGTCTGCTAGTACAATTCACACTACGTTCGAACACAGATATTTAGCTAACTGAGAAGTGACTAGTGATTTCAATACGTAGCACTAAATCCCCGTTTCCTGCAGAAACGTCAGCATTTGGTATCATTCGACCCTTAAACTATAGATGGAAGAAGGTATGACTAGTTTCTTGATGAACCATACTGAGGTTTTAAAATTACGTATTCCTAGTTTGAGAGTACACAATAACTTAACAAGAATAGGAAGAATTTTCAGCATTAAAAGCACTTCCTTCGCTACTCATGTATTATCAATCAAGCAAATAGAACTGAACTTCTTGAGGGCCTGGTAGTGGCCAGTGCAAAATGGGGACAATCACAATAGGGAGAAACAGAACCTAAACTGAAATATGTTTAACCCTTTTTTAGATTTGAAATCCAAATATAAGCTTCTGCAAATGAACAAAGTAAATTTCCAATAAAGTCAAAAGACCGGCCAAAGCACTTAGAATACAGTTTGTTTTCCAAGTTAGGACAAATGGCCATGCACAGACATGGGGACTGAAGAAAGGAGGAATGTGGACAAGTTCCAATGCCATTTTTATACGCAGCAACAGTAACAGGTGAACCAATCCATTACACATTATATGTCCTCCAGTTCACAAAAAGCAGTATGAGGGGTCGCCCACAAATCACAGCATTTCTTGTGACTTCCTTACACATCGGCTCACCTTTTTCTTGAAATCATCTCTCCTATCTCTCCACTCCTTCTGCAATGCCATATCATACAGGTCACAACAAACTCAACAGGAagtaaaaccaaaaataaagtattttgtCGCCCCCACACAAAGCATTTCAACTAGTAAAGATATTGGCAATGGTAATGTGAAATCCCCAGAACAAAAACGACTACAGAATCATATACAATACGTGCTGCCGTTTATAGTTAAAAAGGACATCAAGAAAACCATCACATCAGGATAAATATAAAACCAAATATGGAAATTGATTGAAATTGAcatctcaaaaaaaaaaaaaaattgtggcGGGTCCTCGTTATTAATGTGGAAATCATAACCATTGCATACTATACTATGAGAAACACAGATTTTATTCGCTTCTATGCTTCACAGGTCTTAACAAAAAGATTAAGGATTTTTCTTGGACCATATTTAGACACTGCACTTAATAAGAAAATGGAGACCATGCTTTGCACGAGTTACATAGTTTAAATATCTTACGTCCATCCATCATACAAAACGGTTCAGAATTTTTCTCAGATCAAGACAATTAAAGGGATGACTACCAACATTAAATCTTAACATTTAGACAATGTAGTGGAAATTGGAGATCACACCTTGTCACAAGGTACACAGTTTAAACATGGCGGGTTAAGTATACAAAACAATGGAGAAACAGAAGGTGGAAGAAACAATCTACGTGCAAGATGTGACTAAAAAAGCACTGCTTCGGCTTAAGGTAAAGGTTTACGATGTTGTGTGATACTAAATCTTGGGTGAAAGTCAACAAGAGAATAAACACAATGTAACAAAGATGAGAATGTAGCTATCGTCGGATAGACACTGCTATACAATATACGATTAGGAATGAAATGCCTTGGGGGTGAGTTGGAATAGCACACCtattgaagaaaataaggaagAATTTTACCGCTAACTGAAAATTATAAGACGGATAGAAAACCCATTTAGGAGAGTTGATCATATGGTCGCTAACCCCATTGCTTGAGGTAGACAGATAAAAGGGTCGGTGGTTTGGTGTTAGTTATTTAAAGGAAACTTTTTTTGTTCATTTCTTCTTAATAATTGGAGAAGGAGTATATCCTATTTAACATTCTAGCCTGGCATCTCACCACTTACACTAACTAGCAATCAAGATGAAGTATCTTGGAGAACATTCATCATAACTTGACGTCATGATGAATACCTACTGAAATAATTAAAGCACGTACAAGATCACAAGTAACCTAAGGCAATTGATTTACAGTCcataataatatagaaataaCTAACTATAATAGACAATCTATTATTATACCAAGTAACTATACTTCGGCACCATCTAATGAAATTCACAGTAACATCTTTTCTTGGATACAAACCATATGACGGTAAAGACAAGTAGGTTGCTGTAAAACAATCTAGTAAATAAGTAACGGATGGACAAACTTACTGCGGCTTCAACATTTGCAGGAGATTCATCATTAGGGCTGGAAAGCATTGATATGATACTCAAGACTATACTCTCTACCTgcaagataaaatatatttcaatattaatacATCTTACTTTAAAAACTTAAGACTTCATGGGtgacaatatataaatttgcTAGTGGTCAACAAAAAGCAATACCATTTCGAAAGGATCTCCAACAAAGTTATTAAGAAGTTCTGACACATTTAACATTTGACATCTTTACAACCATTTAGTTGTTTTGTTTGATATAATAAGCGTAAAAGATCTTGACTCAATCTTAGTCTTTCATTTCATATTCCTTCAAGCCATCCCAAACTTGAAACACTCAAACAACTAGTGATCCTTTTACTCTATATTCAACCGAGATTAATGATAAACATGAAGGTGTAACTCCAACAAAAGAGTTTGAAACTGTTAATACCATTTCACCACCCATATGTTCAACCCAATGCTTACCCAAATATTGTTCTTTGGGTAAATGATTAAATTGTGatgacaaaaattaaaaagccTCAATAAGCTCCAGCCAGTCACATGCATCATGATCTGTCCATTCGCTGGTCAAAAGAATTGACTCCTTTTGACTGAGCAGGTCAGGCCAAATTGATAGAAAGCCAAttgataaagtaaaaatatataatattgaatGGTAATAACACACCATCTATTACCATCTCCTGCTTAAACTTCATATATATGAAAACTGTGAGGTTCAACAATTAACCTTTATTTCATCATTCCCAATAACTTCTAAGATCTTTTAGTGGTAAGACCCATCATATGGTGCAAGGATATTTGCCCGGGAGTTATTTCCTTCCAAATGTTCCTCAAAGCATTCAAACTTTGCCATGTTGAGCTCTTCTACTTCTATCTCCAGCAGCAACACCTTATACGGTtgaattttacaaatatatttccAGACccatatttttcataacatcaAAAGCACACCCCTCTTCTCACCTTCTGAACCCACCACACCACCCCTATTTCAAAAAGATGCATTATGTCCAAAGTATTTGTCAGTTGTAAGACCACTGTTTCTGATTAAAACATGCTAGAGAAGCTCACTCATCTTAGATACCGTTTCCACCAATATTTTTCTGGAAGATTGAAAATTTATGCTTCCACTTCCCAATGCAGAACTCGATCCTTCATTTGTAAGCTCCGGATTCTTCTCATCAATCATCCGGGTGTTGTTCATTTCTACTAAAGCCCTTGCTAGATGcaactttattttttccttcGCTTCCCCCATtagaaaatttaagaaaatacgCATGACGTGTTGTACTAGATCTATACATCTCAATTTCCCCACATAAAACTCAAACTTCTACTTCGAATATTTCATGGTACTTGTTTCCTTCGAACCCAAATAGTTGCTTCAAAGGGATTTCGCATTATTCAAGATAACCTTCCATTAATAAATCCTTATGACTGTAATATTCTATTACCACCCGTCCTACTAACACAATACTCCTAGTGTCTCCGTTAATCTTAATACTACACTGAACCCCGATATTAAGAGTGTTATATTGGAATTTTTAGCAGATGGATTCTCTATCTATGGAATGAAAGCTTAGAAAAATTATCCTTTCAGAATCTTCATGCTGCACTTTATTTGACAATTGATTAAAGGTGTTAATGtcatctccttctcttctttCAAAATGGGGAAGGAAGTTGAATAGTGGGGAGGGAAGACGTATGAAGAGCTCCATTTTATGACAAGTACTTAAACAGCCTTTACTGCAATGCCAATGATCCAGTAAAGCATTGATATGCAGACTCCTCAGCAATAGGCATAATGATATGCACATGGGCACACCCCAAGCAGAAAAACACAATCGCTTTGCATCTTACCAGCTGTTGGGAATCTGGAACGTCTTTACACACTTAATTTAGTGTTTTAAGTTTCAAGTATGACATTAAACCAGAGGATGCTGGATTTGGATGTATTCAAGATAAAATGGTGTCAGTCATCAATATTCAAGACAAGCCAATGTTGTAAAAAAGATGAGTAGTTTATATTTTCACATACTGTATGAACAGGTGTCCATCGTTCACTTGCAAGCTCATAACCATTTGGATCCTCACCAGGAGGATGAAGAATCGATATGCAAACCCGGCCATCAGGATATACTGCAAATTGAACGGCTTTCATGTGGTATGAAtcaaggaaaaataaaaaattaaaaaaaggtaaagaaaataaactaaCCATTGGGATGCCATATCTCTGAGGTGAACTTCACTGACGGTGGACTATTTGGGTAATTGGATGGAAAACTCATAATAGCATTAAAAAAGCCTCCCTCGCTGTAAGAAGTCCAACCAATTCACAACAAGGAAACGTAAGTAGAAATCTAACACCGACGAAGGGAAAGCAAAACAATGACATCAAAAGAACATTTGGTGGTGCAATCAAACGAACTCGACTAAGACAAAACCCAGTAGTAAACAGCATAAACAGTAAtttagaaaggaaaaaaaacatcAGCTTAAGAGGAATAAAAACAATTCAACATTAAAGAAACAACAACAACCGCAATGGATTCTTGCGATTAAGGTAGCAAGAAACCAAGTCCATAAACCAAGAAAACTGTTCAAGGAGGAATCAAAATAAACGATTAAAAAGGCGATCTTC
The Vigna angularis cultivar LongXiaoDou No.4 chromosome 5, ASM1680809v1, whole genome shotgun sequence genome window above contains:
- the LOC108319660 gene encoding ubiquitin-conjugating enzyme E2 7, with protein sequence MASQASLLLQKQLKDLCKNPVDGFSAGLVDESNIFEWSVTIIGPPDTLYEGGFFNAIMSFPSNYPNSPPSVKFTSEIWHPNVYPDGRVCISILHPPGEDPNGYELASERWTPVHTVESIVLSIISMLSSPNDESPANVEAAKEWRDRRDDFKKKVSRCVRKSQEML
- the LOC108319611 gene encoding uncharacterized protein LOC108319611, coding for MATNQKPVFGYVVIYVKDVAASVAFFAKAFGYEVRRLDESHRWGELETGSTTIAFTPIHQHETDNLTGAVHSSGSGGERPPMEVCFVYSDVDAAFKRAVENGAVAVREPEGKEWGQKVGYVRDIDGNVVRMGSHVKPPK